One Halobacterium zhouii genomic region harbors:
- a CDS encoding HalOD1 output domain-containing protein, which translates to MEYYGQPETHRFKFDQGGTPPSLAVVASLSEVTERDPIDIEPLNTAVDPDALDSLLHFDDTPDEGVSVSFTLEAYTVAVYSDGVVEITPPGFDRLDGPDGGGRHE; encoded by the coding sequence GTGGAGTACTACGGGCAGCCGGAGACGCACCGGTTCAAGTTCGACCAGGGCGGGACGCCTCCGAGTCTGGCCGTCGTGGCGTCCCTGTCGGAAGTGACGGAACGGGACCCGATCGACATCGAACCGCTCAACACGGCTGTGGACCCCGACGCGCTCGACTCGCTGCTCCACTTCGACGACACGCCGGACGAGGGCGTCTCGGTTTCGTTCACCCTGGAGGCGTACACGGTGGCGGTGTACAGCGACGGCGTCGTCGAAATCACGCCCCCGGGATTCGACCGACTCGACGGTCCAGACGG
- a CDS encoding helix-turn-helix domain-containing protein, with protein MSTVMEFTSPADEFPLGTVFENLPSVTVELERLIPHETLVIPYFWVRGAEAEDIEAAFEAHAGVVNLELIDSVDDEYLMRAEWEGEYYGILTALAESNISVLSGVGTKDGWNFEVRAEDRSAVSEFRTDCQAHGIPIEITGVHQLLAVHGDDYELTDTQREALVLAYERGYFDSPREASLEDVAAELGITQQSLSSRLRRGHRRLIAETLADP; from the coding sequence ATGAGCACTGTAATGGAGTTCACCAGTCCCGCAGACGAGTTCCCACTGGGGACGGTGTTCGAGAACCTGCCGTCGGTGACGGTGGAACTCGAGCGACTCATCCCGCACGAGACCCTGGTGATTCCGTACTTCTGGGTGCGCGGAGCGGAGGCCGAGGACATCGAAGCCGCGTTCGAGGCCCACGCCGGCGTAGTCAACCTCGAACTCATCGACAGCGTCGACGACGAGTATCTCATGCGTGCGGAGTGGGAGGGCGAGTACTACGGCATCCTGACCGCTCTCGCCGAGTCGAACATCTCCGTTCTCTCGGGCGTCGGAACGAAAGACGGGTGGAACTTCGAGGTCCGGGCAGAGGATCGGTCTGCCGTCAGCGAGTTCCGAACTGACTGCCAGGCCCACGGCATCCCCATCGAGATCACCGGCGTTCACCAGTTGCTCGCGGTGCACGGTGACGACTACGAACTAACCGACACTCAGCGAGAGGCCCTGGTGTTGGCCTACGAACGCGGCTACTTCGACTCGCCACGCGAGGCGTCACTCGAAGACGTCGCCGCGGAACTCGGCATCACCCAGCAGTCGCTCTCGTCGCGGCTTAGACGCGGCCATCGACGCCTCATCGCCGAGACGCTCGCCGATCCGTAG
- a CDS encoding helix-turn-helix domain-containing protein → MSVVVEVEISAADFELGRILGVDGMSSIELESLVPIGGATVPLFWIHNSTRDRFVDSVQRHPTVNSASEVDVFEDRTLFTLDWDANQDHVFRGIREHEGQLLSAIGTPERWEFELRFPSHGALTEFRTHCEDAQISLEVQRVYNPTEPDAGPWYGLTERQREALTLAVQMGYYDIPRGCTTEELAAELGISDQAVTERLRRAIVSLATSTLDPPEQER, encoded by the coding sequence ATGAGCGTGGTTGTAGAGGTGGAGATATCGGCTGCCGACTTCGAACTCGGACGGATTCTCGGCGTCGACGGGATGTCGTCCATCGAACTCGAGAGTCTCGTCCCGATCGGTGGTGCCACCGTTCCGCTGTTCTGGATCCACAACTCGACGCGGGACCGGTTCGTCGACTCCGTCCAGCGCCACCCGACCGTCAACAGCGCCTCCGAGGTGGACGTGTTCGAGGACCGGACGCTGTTCACGCTCGACTGGGACGCGAACCAGGACCACGTCTTCCGCGGAATCAGAGAGCACGAGGGACAACTGTTGAGCGCCATCGGGACGCCCGAACGGTGGGAGTTCGAACTTCGATTCCCGAGTCACGGCGCGCTCACCGAGTTCAGGACGCACTGTGAGGACGCACAGATCTCACTGGAAGTGCAGCGCGTGTACAACCCGACGGAACCAGACGCCGGACCCTGGTACGGGCTCACCGAGCGCCAGCGGGAAGCGTTGACCCTCGCCGTGCAGATGGGGTACTACGACATCCCGCGAGGCTGCACCACCGAGGAACTCGCCGCCGAACTCGGGATCTCAGACCAGGCCGTGACGGAGCGACTCCGCCGCGCCATCGTATCGCTCGCCACCTCGACACTCGATCCGCCCGAGCAGGAGAGATAA
- a CDS encoding DUF7344 domain-containing protein, with protein MDLNGKYENESSVAPGVVLSVIANEQQRAVINALDRADDDTLEFDELTERVAERVRDGEPADGRHRRRVRTALHHTHIPKLESCGMVRRDPETDTVQSQTGDLSRELLAVLAAHEARE; from the coding sequence GTGGATTTGAACGGTAAGTACGAGAACGAGTCGTCGGTGGCTCCCGGCGTGGTTCTCTCGGTCATCGCCAACGAACAGCAGCGGGCGGTCATCAACGCACTCGACCGTGCCGACGACGACACACTCGAGTTCGACGAACTCACGGAACGAGTCGCCGAACGCGTCCGGGACGGCGAACCAGCAGACGGGAGACACCGGCGACGAGTCCGCACCGCACTCCACCACACCCACATCCCGAAACTCGAGTCGTGCGGGATGGTGCGCCGTGACCCCGAAACCGACACAGTTCAGAGTCAGACTGGCGACCTGAGCCGTGAACTGCTGGCGGTGCTAGCCGCTCACGAAGCGCGCGAGTAG
- a CDS encoding glycosyltransferase — protein MTRSASVVVAAHNEAAMLERCLSSLAGQDAELVVVASGDDGTRELAAAHDAVDVLVRDEENGPGAARNRGVDAASGDVVLFTDADTVVPSDWMRNHLRHYADGNVVGVGGPARPIEDDLKNRVLFKVLSDWWYRVSWPLGLVQQPTFNCSYRTSVFHEHDGFDETIPMMEDTELSMRVRHAGDVVYDTDTEVETSARREEGEGYLSLFVTYVGAYVSYYLLGRDPDEDGFFEY, from the coding sequence GTGACACGCTCAGCGTCTGTCGTCGTCGCCGCGCACAACGAGGCAGCGATGCTGGAGCGCTGCCTCTCCTCGCTCGCGGGCCAGGACGCCGAACTCGTCGTCGTCGCGAGCGGCGACGACGGCACCCGAGAACTCGCGGCTGCCCACGACGCCGTCGACGTGCTCGTCCGGGACGAGGAGAACGGCCCGGGCGCGGCGCGGAACCGCGGCGTCGACGCCGCGAGCGGCGACGTCGTGCTGTTCACCGACGCGGACACCGTCGTTCCGTCGGACTGGATGCGGAATCACCTGCGGCACTACGCGGACGGGAACGTCGTCGGCGTCGGCGGGCCGGCGCGGCCAATCGAAGACGACCTGAAGAATCGTGTCCTGTTCAAGGTGCTCTCGGACTGGTGGTACCGCGTCTCCTGGCCGCTCGGCCTCGTCCAGCAACCGACGTTCAACTGCAGTTACCGGACGTCGGTGTTCCACGAGCACGACGGCTTCGACGAGACGATTCCGATGATGGAGGACACCGAACTCTCTATGCGCGTGCGCCACGCCGGCGATGTCGTCTACGACACAGACACGGAAGTCGAGACGTCCGCGCGCCGCGAGGAAGGTGAGGGGTATCTCTCGCTGTTCGTCACCTACGTCGGTGCGTACGTCTCGTACTATCTCCTCGGCCGCGACCCCGACGAGGACGGCTTCTTCGAGTACTGA
- a CDS encoding proline dehydrogenase family protein — translation MIPPIASRFVAGETPAEAIAHVEELNERGVNAILNLLGEHYHERPPADEDAQAYQTLIEDIDQSGVDACVSVKPSQIGLDIGEEVFAENFADVVETGDEHDVFVWVDMEDHETTDATLDAFERLTTEHDGGVGICVQANLKRTGEDLERLSDLPGKVRLVKGAYDEPAELAYQEKSRVNEAYRDYLEFMFREFEDGVAVGSHDPEMLEYARELHDEYGTPYEAQMLMGVRDDAQYDLAAEGVEVWQYVPYGGKWLSYFYRRAMERKENLLFALRAVLGR, via the coding sequence ATGATACCGCCCATCGCCAGTCGGTTCGTCGCGGGAGAGACGCCGGCGGAGGCGATAGCGCACGTCGAGGAGTTGAACGAGCGAGGCGTGAACGCCATCCTGAATCTGCTCGGAGAGCACTACCACGAGCGGCCACCCGCCGACGAGGACGCGCAGGCGTACCAGACACTGATCGAGGACATCGACCAGAGCGGCGTGGACGCCTGTGTCTCCGTGAAGCCCTCCCAGATCGGACTGGACATCGGCGAGGAGGTGTTCGCGGAGAACTTCGCGGACGTCGTCGAGACCGGCGACGAGCACGACGTGTTCGTGTGGGTCGACATGGAGGACCACGAGACGACGGACGCGACGCTCGACGCCTTCGAGCGCCTGACGACCGAGCACGACGGCGGCGTCGGCATCTGCGTGCAGGCGAACCTCAAGCGGACGGGCGAGGACTTAGAGCGCCTGTCTGACCTGCCGGGGAAGGTCCGACTCGTGAAGGGCGCGTACGACGAACCCGCGGAGTTGGCGTACCAGGAGAAGTCCCGCGTGAACGAAGCGTACCGCGACTACCTCGAGTTCATGTTCCGGGAGTTCGAGGACGGCGTCGCAGTGGGGAGCCACGACCCCGAGATGCTCGAGTACGCGCGCGAACTCCACGACGAGTACGGCACGCCCTACGAGGCCCAGATGCTGATGGGGGTGCGCGACGACGCGCAGTACGATCTCGCGGCCGAGGGCGTCGAGGTCTGGCAGTACGTGCCCTACGGCGGGAAGTGGCTCTCCTACTTCTACCGGCGCGCGATGGAGCGAAAGGAGAACCTGCTGTTCGCGTTGCGGGCGGTGCTCGGGCGGTAG
- a CDS encoding DUF502 domain-containing protein gives MSSWKRDFASGLVVLVPILVTLYVIYWLFVQIAGFALIATNIQDPVLAVTLTLLVFVLLVFSVGYVMRTAVGSFAEGLIDGLINRLPVLRIIYNASKMAVETVLSDGTGEFQKPVKVEPWEGMRMTAFKTGKTTEDDREVVFMPTSPNITTGFVMEVESEDLIDTDEKVEDALTRVLSAGFGENKEEASVEEFVDDESEPDRGVTAED, from the coding sequence ATGAGCTCGTGGAAGCGGGACTTCGCCAGCGGACTCGTGGTGCTCGTCCCGATTCTGGTGACCCTGTACGTCATCTACTGGCTGTTCGTTCAGATCGCGGGGTTCGCCCTGATAGCGACCAACATCCAGGACCCGGTGCTCGCAGTGACGCTGACGCTGCTGGTGTTCGTGTTGCTCGTGTTCTCCGTCGGGTACGTGATGCGGACGGCGGTCGGGAGTTTCGCGGAGGGGCTCATCGACGGCCTCATCAACCGCCTCCCGGTGCTGCGCATCATCTACAACGCCTCGAAGATGGCCGTGGAGACGGTGCTCTCCGACGGGACGGGCGAGTTCCAGAAGCCCGTGAAGGTCGAGCCCTGGGAGGGGATGCGGATGACCGCGTTCAAGACCGGGAAGACGACCGAGGACGACCGCGAGGTGGTGTTCATGCCGACGTCCCCGAACATCACCACGGGGTTCGTCATGGAAGTCGAGTCCGAGGACCTCATCGACACCGACGAGAAGGTCGAAGACGCACTGACGCGCGTTCTGAGCGCGGGATTCGGGGAGAACAAGGAGGAAGCGTCGGTCGAGGAGTTCGTCGACGACGAGTCCGAACCCGACCGCGGGGTTACGGCGGAGGACTGA
- a CDS encoding putative quinol monooxygenase, producing the protein MFVVHTTVPLDPDHRDDALELVDDLTAAARDLPGVVRYRPAVSLEEDYTLQFFEQYEDGAAVAAKEGLPEYEAFATALPDLTDGRIETVQAELDEAPAAVQFDAEDAVPE; encoded by the coding sequence ATGTTCGTCGTGCACACGACAGTCCCGCTCGACCCCGACCACAGGGACGACGCGCTCGAACTCGTCGACGACCTCACGGCCGCCGCCCGCGACCTCCCCGGGGTCGTCAGGTACCGGCCGGCGGTGTCCCTCGAGGAGGACTACACACTGCAGTTCTTCGAGCAGTACGAGGACGGAGCGGCCGTCGCCGCGAAAGAAGGGCTCCCCGAGTACGAGGCGTTCGCGACGGCGCTCCCCGACCTGACCGACGGGCGAATCGAGACCGTCCAGGCCGAACTCGACGAGGCGCCAGCGGCGGTGCAGTTCGACGCCGAGGACGCCGTTCCCGAGTGA
- a CDS encoding branched-chain amino acid transaminase encodes MPGFEDMDVDTIWMDGEFVDWENAQVHVLTHALHYGSGVFEGVRAYDTDNGPAIFRWEEHLERLYESAKPYDLDIEYTPAELTEATTELLRREDLASCYIRPIAYYGYHELGVSPGDSPTDVTIAAWPWGAYLGEEALENGVEVMVSSWRKHASSQVPTNAKTTGLYVNSMLAGEEARRNGFTEAIVLNKEGNVAEGPGENLFLVRDGEIFTPGLSESILGGITRDTVITLAREHGYTVNDDVSISRGELHTADELFFTGSAAEVTPIRQVDNVEIGSGTRGPVTEELQSAFFDLVEAGEREEWFHYIEQ; translated from the coding sequence ATGCCCGGCTTCGAGGACATGGACGTGGACACCATTTGGATGGACGGCGAGTTCGTAGACTGGGAGAACGCCCAGGTGCACGTGCTGACGCACGCGCTCCACTACGGTAGCGGCGTCTTCGAGGGTGTGCGCGCCTACGACACCGACAACGGCCCCGCCATCTTCCGCTGGGAAGAACACCTGGAACGGCTCTACGAGTCCGCCAAACCCTACGACCTGGACATCGAGTACACGCCCGCGGAACTCACCGAGGCGACCACCGAACTCCTCCGTCGCGAGGACCTCGCGTCGTGTTACATCCGCCCCATCGCGTACTACGGCTACCACGAACTCGGCGTCTCCCCCGGCGACTCCCCCACCGACGTCACCATCGCCGCGTGGCCGTGGGGCGCGTACCTCGGCGAGGAGGCTCTCGAGAACGGCGTCGAAGTGATGGTGTCCTCGTGGCGCAAGCACGCCTCCAGTCAGGTCCCCACGAACGCCAAGACCACCGGCCTCTACGTCAACAGCATGCTCGCCGGTGAGGAAGCCCGCCGCAACGGCTTCACGGAAGCCATCGTCCTCAACAAGGAGGGCAACGTCGCCGAAGGCCCCGGTGAGAACCTCTTCCTCGTGCGCGACGGCGAGATATTCACGCCCGGGCTCTCCGAGAGCATCCTCGGCGGCATCACCCGCGACACCGTCATCACGCTCGCCCGCGAGCACGGCTACACCGTCAACGACGACGTCTCCATCTCCCGCGGCGAACTCCACACCGCCGACGAACTGTTCTTCACCGGGAGCGCCGCCGAGGTCACGCCCATCCGCCAGGTCGACAACGTCGAGATCGGTTCGGGCACTCGCGGCCCCGTCACCGAGGAACTCCAGTCCGCGTTCTTCGACCTCGTGGAAGCCGGCGAGCGCGAGGAGTGGTTCCACTACATCGAACAGTAA
- a CDS encoding OsmC family protein — protein MAERSATATWNGSLSDGDGSMAFGSGAFEGAYSAQSRFEEGEGTNPEELIGAAHAGCFSMALAGDLGRAGYDPDSVETAATVYLEKEDGEWTITRSHLDTTVEIEDVDDDEFQEIAEQAKETCPVSRALGGVEKTLDAELR, from the coding sequence ATGGCAGAACGCAGCGCTACGGCGACGTGGAATGGCTCGCTCTCCGACGGAGACGGCTCGATGGCGTTCGGCAGCGGCGCCTTCGAGGGCGCGTACTCGGCGCAGTCGCGCTTCGAGGAGGGCGAGGGGACGAACCCCGAGGAGCTCATCGGCGCGGCCCACGCGGGGTGTTTCTCGATGGCGCTCGCGGGAGACCTGGGGCGCGCGGGCTACGACCCCGACTCCGTCGAGACGGCGGCCACGGTCTACCTCGAGAAGGAGGACGGCGAGTGGACCATCACGCGCAGCCACCTCGACACCACCGTGGAGATCGAGGACGTCGACGACGACGAGTTCCAGGAGATAGCCGAGCAGGCGAAGGAGACGTGTCCGGTGTCGCGCGCGCTCGGCGGCGTGGAGAAGACCCTCGACGCGGAGTTACGGTAA
- a CDS encoding Na+/H+ antiporter NhaC family protein, giving the protein MSEFAPLAYEDIEEAKRPSLLEALVPVAAVVVFLAVGSGYLGLAPHAPLLWSIAFAGLFARYHLDYDWRDVYDAAESGLHMGLQAILILFIIYGLIATWTSAGTIPGLMYYGLGVLSPTVFLPVTAVLAAIVAFAIGSSWTTVGTLGVAFIGIGNGLGVPTAMTAGAIVSGAYAGDKQSPLSDTTNLAAAVTNTDLYDHINAMRVGTAIAFGLSVLAYAALGVLAVSGSGASTAAIRGPLAATYALGPVVFLPLVVTFGLAVRGYPALPSLVAGVFAGAFTAMLAQGVSFTATWNAFLNGTSPQTGNELVNGLLTTGGVSGSAWTIAVVVAALSLGGLLERTGILPTLTHHLTQAVWSPGSLVAGTGAAAIATNAFSAQQYMSIVIPGVSLRNLYDEYDLENSDLSRAVEAAGTPTGPLFPWHAGAVYMTGVLYPQATGAISWWWAPFYFFGFLSPLVLFAMAASGHAVTRRNPATDAAAPADD; this is encoded by the coding sequence ATGAGTGAGTTCGCACCGCTCGCGTACGAGGACATCGAGGAGGCGAAGCGACCGAGCCTCCTCGAGGCGCTCGTGCCGGTGGCCGCCGTCGTCGTCTTCCTCGCCGTCGGCTCGGGCTACCTCGGCCTCGCGCCCCACGCACCGCTGCTCTGGAGCATCGCGTTCGCCGGACTGTTCGCCAGATACCACCTCGACTACGACTGGCGCGACGTCTACGACGCCGCCGAGAGCGGCCTCCACATGGGCCTGCAGGCGATCCTCATCCTGTTCATCATCTACGGACTCATCGCGACGTGGACCAGCGCCGGCACCATCCCCGGCCTGATGTACTACGGCCTCGGCGTGCTCTCGCCCACCGTCTTCCTGCCGGTCACCGCTGTGCTCGCCGCCATCGTCGCGTTCGCCATCGGCTCCTCGTGGACCACCGTCGGCACGCTCGGCGTCGCGTTCATCGGCATCGGGAACGGCCTCGGCGTCCCCACCGCGATGACCGCGGGTGCCATCGTCTCCGGGGCGTACGCCGGCGACAAACAGAGTCCGCTCTCGGACACCACGAACCTCGCGGCCGCCGTCACGAACACGGACCTCTACGACCACATCAACGCGATGCGCGTCGGCACCGCCATCGCGTTCGGGCTCTCCGTGCTCGCGTACGCCGCGCTCGGCGTGCTCGCCGTCAGCGGGTCAGGCGCGAGCACTGCCGCGATCCGAGGGCCGCTCGCCGCGACGTACGCGCTCGGCCCGGTCGTGTTCCTGCCGCTCGTCGTCACGTTCGGCCTCGCGGTCCGGGGCTACCCGGCGCTTCCGTCGCTCGTCGCGGGCGTGTTCGCCGGCGCGTTCACGGCCATGCTCGCACAGGGCGTCTCGTTCACCGCGACGTGGAACGCGTTCCTGAACGGTACCAGCCCGCAGACCGGCAACGAACTCGTGAACGGCCTGCTCACGACCGGCGGCGTCTCCGGGTCCGCGTGGACCATCGCCGTCGTCGTCGCCGCGCTCTCGCTGGGCGGCCTCCTCGAGCGCACCGGCATCCTCCCGACGCTCACCCACCACCTCACGCAGGCCGTCTGGTCGCCCGGATCGCTCGTCGCGGGCACCGGCGCCGCCGCGATAGCGACGAACGCGTTCTCCGCCCAGCAGTACATGAGCATCGTCATCCCCGGCGTCAGCCTCCGGAACCTCTACGACGAGTACGACCTCGAGAACAGCGACCTCTCGCGCGCGGTGGAGGCCGCGGGCACCCCGACCGGGCCGCTGTTCCCGTGGCACGCCGGCGCGGTGTACATGACCGGCGTGCTCTACCCGCAGGCAACCGGCGCCATCTCGTGGTGGTGGGCGCCGTTCTACTTCTTCGGATTCCTCTCCCCACTCGTGCTGTTCGCCATGGCGGCGAGCGGGCACGCCGTCACGCGGCGCAACCCGGCCACGGACGCCGCCGCGCCCGCCGACGACTGA
- a CDS encoding Na+/H+ antiporter NhaC family protein produces the protein MTTRQVLVSLFAGVWVGALIVADWNPIAATALTMDWLVEVVRSPFDAKFILLILFMGAGAAFIYRSGGVLALQRWIGDRVNNARESQILAWLIGVFIFFDSYTSTVVTGNATRELAQENHSSREMHAYVLDSTTSPVTTFGPVSNWIGFQVSMIVAGFEAAEFTAAQLDVTAFGLFLQSIPWNIYCFMAFFMVGFIALTQRFFGPMLDAEWRARSTGKTIDEDATPLSDVSADVGEPSEKNPSLVNFFVPILALLVVGLVSMWWLGGGYRPGVGVATAFQETDVALGLLYGAFAFMVTGFAGALVYRTMDLEEASDTIIDGFKTMNIAIAIIVLAWAIGLAAERVGTAQFIVDTMVGSGVPGSFLPLIIFIAAMFVAFTTGTSWGTMAILTPLAIPLGYRLVGPSILPVLVGVLFSGAIWGDHSSPISDTTVMSSIFAGSDHIDHVTTQIPFAGTAAGVTIVVLVLFGLGLQSAYIALPLAFVLTLVAVLALNKFDANRKGLPEVMPTAEQIESDAFDVERVNNGEADANEGSYDFLSLVPVVAVVVVVAYLALVFAFATLGG, from the coding sequence ATGACGACACGCCAGGTACTGGTGTCCTTGTTCGCGGGCGTCTGGGTCGGAGCATTGATCGTCGCCGACTGGAACCCGATTGCCGCGACCGCGTTGACGATGGACTGGCTCGTCGAGGTCGTCCGGTCGCCGTTCGACGCGAAGTTCATCCTGTTGATCCTGTTCATGGGTGCGGGGGCCGCGTTCATCTACAGGTCCGGCGGCGTTCTCGCCCTCCAACGCTGGATCGGTGACCGCGTGAACAACGCGCGCGAATCCCAGATTCTCGCCTGGCTCATCGGTGTGTTCATCTTCTTCGACTCCTACACCAGCACCGTCGTCACGGGGAACGCGACGCGTGAACTCGCCCAGGAGAACCACTCTTCTCGCGAGATGCACGCCTACGTGCTCGACTCGACGACGTCCCCGGTGACGACCTTCGGCCCGGTCTCGAACTGGATTGGGTTCCAGGTGTCGATGATCGTCGCGGGTTTCGAGGCGGCGGAGTTCACCGCCGCACAACTCGACGTGACGGCGTTCGGGCTGTTCCTGCAGAGCATCCCGTGGAACATCTACTGCTTCATGGCGTTCTTCATGGTCGGATTCATCGCGCTCACGCAACGATTCTTCGGACCGATGCTGGACGCCGAGTGGCGAGCGCGCTCGACCGGGAAGACGATCGACGAGGACGCGACGCCGCTGTCCGACGTCTCGGCCGACGTCGGTGAACCGAGCGAGAAGAACCCGTCACTCGTGAACTTCTTCGTCCCCATCCTCGCCCTGCTCGTGGTCGGTCTCGTCTCGATGTGGTGGCTCGGCGGCGGCTACCGACCGGGCGTGGGCGTGGCCACCGCCTTCCAGGAGACCGACGTGGCACTCGGCCTGCTGTACGGCGCGTTCGCCTTCATGGTCACCGGCTTCGCCGGCGCGCTGGTCTACCGGACGATGGACCTGGAGGAGGCCAGTGACACCATCATCGACGGTTTCAAGACGATGAACATCGCCATCGCCATCATCGTCCTCGCGTGGGCAATCGGCCTCGCCGCCGAGCGGGTCGGCACCGCGCAGTTCATCGTCGACACGATGGTTGGCAGCGGCGTCCCCGGTAGTTTCCTCCCGCTGATCATCTTCATCGCCGCGATGTTCGTCGCGTTCACCACCGGGACGTCGTGGGGGACGATGGCGATACTCACCCCGCTGGCGATTCCGCTCGGCTACCGGCTCGTCGGTCCGTCGATACTTCCCGTCCTCGTGGGAGTGTTGTTCAGCGGTGCCATCTGGGGGGACCACAGCTCGCCGATCAGCGACACCACGGTGATGTCCTCTATCTTCGCGGGGTCGGACCACATCGACCACGTCACCACGCAGATTCCGTTTGCGGGGACCGCCGCCGGCGTCACCATCGTCGTGCTGGTGTTGTTCGGACTTGGCCTGCAGTCGGCGTACATCGCGCTTCCGCTCGCGTTCGTTCTCACGCTCGTGGCGGTGCTCGCGCTCAACAAGTTCGACGCCAACCGCAAGGGACTGCCCGAAGTGATGCCCACGGCCGAGCAGATCGAGAGTGACGCGTTCGACGTCGAACGCGTCAATAACGGCGAGGCCGACGCGAACGAGGGGAGCTACGACTTCCTCTCGCTGGTGCCTGTCGTCGCGGTCGTCGTCGTCGTCGCGTATCTCGCGCTCGTGTTCGCGTTCGCGACACTCGGCGGATAG
- the ribB gene encoding 3,4-dihydroxy-2-butanone-4-phosphate synthase has product MSKSDSASRVDAAVAAFRDGGPVLVHDAADREGEVDLVYPAEGVTPDAVARMRNDAGGLICVALAGQVADAFGLPFASDAFDHPAADHDHLGYDERSSFSLSVNHRETYTGITDNDRALTISELGRAAADPDAVEFSDAFRAPGHVHLLRAAPSLADRQGHTELAIALAEEAGIAPAAVVCEMLDGETNEALSVADAKAYADRNDFVYVEGSDLLDAFGE; this is encoded by the coding sequence GTGTCGAAGAGCGATAGCGCGAGTCGCGTCGACGCCGCGGTCGCCGCGTTCCGCGACGGTGGCCCCGTGCTCGTCCACGACGCCGCGGACCGCGAGGGCGAGGTCGACCTCGTCTACCCCGCCGAGGGCGTCACGCCCGACGCCGTCGCGCGCATGCGCAACGACGCCGGCGGCCTCATCTGCGTTGCGCTCGCCGGGCAGGTCGCGGACGCCTTCGGGTTGCCGTTCGCGAGCGACGCCTTCGACCACCCCGCCGCCGACCACGACCACCTCGGGTACGACGAACGCTCGTCGTTCTCGCTCTCTGTGAACCACCGCGAGACGTACACGGGCATCACGGACAACGACCGCGCGCTCACCATCTCCGAACTCGGGCGCGCCGCCGCCGACCCCGACGCCGTCGAGTTCTCGGACGCATTCCGCGCGCCCGGTCACGTTCACTTGCTCCGCGCCGCGCCGTCGCTCGCGGACCGCCAGGGCCACACCGAACTCGCGATTGCGCTCGCCGAGGAAGCGGGCATCGCGCCCGCCGCCGTCGTCTGCGAGATGCTCGACGGCGAGACGAACGAGGCGCTGTCGGTCGCGGACGCGAAGGCGTACGCCGACCGCAACGACTTCGTCTACGTCGAGGGCAGCGACCTGCTCGACGCGTTCGGCGAGTAG
- a CDS encoding CTP-dependent riboflavin kinase, which translates to MTRATGTRAVGFDELAALKLLALDGARRGEVKVSCGDLADRLDASNQTASRRLQALEDASFVERDLVSDGQWLTITEDGERALEREYEDYRRIFEHAGELDLHGTVTSGMGEGRHYISLPGYMRQFEEKLGYEPYLGTLNVDLDAESQRARSALEAMDAVPIEGWEDEDRTYGPASCYLCTVHSDDVSFSPVHVIVPDRTHHDESQAELIAPEKLRDELGLLDGDEVTISVEER; encoded by the coding sequence ATGACACGCGCGACCGGCACGCGCGCGGTCGGGTTCGACGAACTCGCCGCGCTGAAACTGCTGGCGCTCGACGGCGCGCGACGCGGCGAGGTCAAGGTCTCTTGCGGGGACCTCGCCGACCGCCTCGACGCCTCCAACCAGACCGCCTCCCGGCGCCTCCAGGCCCTGGAAGACGCCTCGTTCGTGGAGCGGGATCTCGTCAGCGACGGGCAGTGGCTCACCATCACCGAGGACGGTGAGCGCGCGCTCGAACGCGAGTACGAGGACTACCGCCGCATCTTCGAACACGCCGGCGAACTCGACCTCCACGGCACCGTCACCAGCGGCATGGGCGAGGGCCGGCACTACATCAGCCTCCCCGGCTACATGCGCCAGTTCGAGGAGAAACTCGGCTACGAGCCCTACCTCGGCACGCTCAACGTCGACCTCGACGCCGAGAGCCAGCGCGCCCGCTCGGCCCTCGAGGCGATGGACGCCGTCCCCATCGAGGGGTGGGAGGACGAAGACCGCACGTACGGCCCGGCGTCCTGTTACCTCTGTACCGTCCACAGCGACGACGTGTCGTTCAGCCCCGTACACGTCATCGTCCCCGACCGCACGCACCACGACGAGAGCCAGGCGGAACTCATCGCACCCGAGAAACTCCGCGACGAGCTCGGCCTGCTCGACGGCGACGAGGTGACCATCAGTGTCGAAGAGCGATAG